The Neomonachus schauinslandi chromosome 4, ASM220157v2, whole genome shotgun sequence genome includes a region encoding these proteins:
- the LOC110571792 gene encoding 60S acidic ribosomal protein P1-like isoform X1, protein MASVLELTRIYSALILQDDEVPGTETKIHALIKAASMNVEPFWPGLFAKALADGSIRRLTCNVGTGGPAPAGGPAPSTSAAPAEKKVEAKKEESEESDDDMGFGLLD, encoded by the coding sequence ATGGCCTCTGTCTTGGAGCTCACCCGCATCTACTCAGCCCTCATCCTGCAGGATGATGAAGTACCGGGCACAGAGACTAAGATCCATGCCCTCATTAAAGCAGCCAGTATGAATGTTGAACCTTTCTGGCCAGGCTTGTTTGCAAAGGCCCTGGCCGATGGGAGCATCAGGAGGCTCACCTGCAATGTAGGGACTGGTGGACCTGCCCCAGCAGGAGGTCCTGCTCCATCCACCTCTGCTGCCCCAGCTGAGAAGAAAGTGGAAGCCAAGAAAGAAGAATCAGAGGAGTCTGATGATGACATGGGCTTTGGGCTTCTTGACTAA
- the LOC110571792 gene encoding 60S acidic ribosomal protein P1-like isoform X2 — MASVLELTRIYSALILQDDEVPGTALADGSIRRLTCNVGTGGPAPAGGPAPSTSAAPAEKKVEAKKEESEESDDDMGFGLLD, encoded by the exons ATGGCCTCTGTCTTGGAGCTCACCCGCATCTACTCAGCCCTCATCCTGCAGGATGATGAAGTACCGGGCAC GGCCCTGGCCGATGGGAGCATCAGGAGGCTCACCTGCAATGTAGGGACTGGTGGACCTGCCCCAGCAGGAGGTCCTGCTCCATCCACCTCTGCTGCCCCAGCTGAGAAGAAAGTGGAAGCCAAGAAAGAAGAATCAGAGGAGTCTGATGATGACATGGGCTTTGGGCTTCTTGACTAA